In Chryseobacterium culicis, the following proteins share a genomic window:
- a CDS encoding TonB-dependent receptor plug domain-containing protein has product MHNFKKKIFVPSIALISTFYYAQTDTLQSKKIDDVVILGSRGSGRSLTDTPVPVDIINISKILKQSPTNNISQALNYIVPSFSSTSHTVNDGTDFVDPALLRGLGPDQVLVLLNGKRRYQSSLINVTLTPGRGSVGTDLNAIPAFALEKIEVLRDGASAQYGSDAIAGVVNLGLKKRLGLSGQVFLGGYASPVANNFTGGVDGQTISVDLNYGAKIGKSGFFNITGSAQYRDPYSRAGVREGDIYNAYNAINYRALQDGVNIDGLYKNITNTSNTQQIINTVKQYAAKVDYFGSDFQSQISGANSIADLQKILGKDFTSQELNYRGLERQDFSLRAGQSKLQSGQLFFNSEIPVNDEWKVYSFGGYSYRLGNAGGFYRLPNNERNINAVTPNGYLPQIEAAVNDYSLAAGIKGKWNGWNVDFSNTFGKNTFGFGVVNTFNASLTDSSPRTFDAGGSEFSQNTVNLDFSKKYDVLKGLNIAFGGEYRHENYKVNAGKENSYVSYDIFGRVVTAKTPENEKVTDFFGSIRPAGAQVFPGFSPENAVSGNRNSVAAYADAELEVTNGWLLEGALRYENYSDFGSTFNYKLATNVKLAPNLNWRGAVSTGFRAPSLAQIYYSSTSTLIQQGKTTQVGTFRNNSEAAQALGIPKLKQETSQSYSTGITWKIPALSLTFTADAYLIKIKDRVVLTDLFFRPNGNFTPGSDQAVLQDAFDLARASAANFFANAVDSQTKGLDITISQNSKISSGISLENNFGLNLNQTRRIGDIHASPKLVSQIDNYFSEPNRVYFEEAVPRVKATLSNTLRVSGFTFLLRNSFFGKVTDADVLDANFDGVTGSTEHFVLNNRLITDLSVGYDFNKNISATIGSNNILNILPSKSPNISSLTADNQFVYSRQVSQYGIGGRFLFARIEFRF; this is encoded by the coding sequence ATGCATAATTTCAAGAAAAAAATCTTTGTTCCTTCTATTGCGCTTATCTCAACATTTTATTATGCGCAGACAGATACCTTACAATCAAAGAAAATAGATGATGTGGTCATCCTTGGATCAAGAGGATCCGGAAGATCATTGACAGATACTCCCGTTCCCGTAGATATCATTAATATCTCAAAAATTTTAAAACAAAGCCCAACGAACAATATCAGTCAGGCTTTGAATTATATTGTACCCTCATTTTCATCCACCTCACACACGGTCAACGATGGAACTGATTTTGTAGATCCTGCACTTTTAAGAGGATTAGGTCCGGATCAGGTTTTAGTTTTACTCAATGGAAAAAGAAGATATCAGTCTTCCCTTATCAATGTTACCCTCACACCGGGAAGAGGCTCTGTGGGAACCGACCTTAATGCTATTCCGGCCTTTGCTTTAGAAAAAATTGAGGTTTTAAGAGACGGAGCTTCTGCTCAATATGGTTCAGATGCCATTGCTGGGGTAGTTAATCTCGGTTTGAAAAAAAGATTAGGACTTTCCGGGCAGGTATTTTTAGGAGGATATGCTTCGCCTGTTGCCAATAATTTCACAGGTGGGGTAGATGGGCAGACCATTTCTGTAGATCTTAATTATGGTGCTAAAATAGGGAAATCCGGATTTTTTAACATTACAGGTTCTGCGCAGTACCGTGATCCTTATTCAAGAGCTGGAGTAAGAGAAGGAGATATTTATAATGCTTATAATGCCATTAATTACAGAGCATTGCAGGATGGAGTTAATATTGACGGTTTGTATAAAAACATTACCAATACTTCCAATACTCAGCAGATTATCAATACCGTTAAACAATATGCAGCCAAGGTAGATTATTTTGGTTCTGATTTTCAATCCCAGATTTCGGGAGCAAACAGTATTGCTGACCTTCAAAAAATATTAGGTAAAGATTTTACTTCTCAGGAACTTAATTACAGAGGGTTGGAGAGACAAGATTTCAGTCTGAGAGCCGGGCAGTCTAAGTTGCAGTCCGGGCAGTTATTTTTCAATTCTGAAATTCCTGTTAATGATGAGTGGAAAGTATATTCTTTTGGTGGCTATAGCTATCGTCTTGGAAATGCCGGAGGATTTTACAGACTTCCGAATAATGAAAGAAACATCAATGCCGTTACCCCCAATGGATATCTTCCTCAGATTGAAGCTGCTGTAAATGATTATTCTCTTGCTGCCGGAATTAAAGGGAAATGGAATGGCTGGAATGTGGATTTCAGCAATACATTCGGGAAGAATACTTTTGGTTTTGGGGTGGTAAATACGTTTAATGCCTCGCTTACAGACAGCTCTCCGAGAACTTTTGATGCCGGAGGATCTGAATTCTCACAAAATACCGTCAATCTGGATTTCTCCAAAAAATATGATGTTCTGAAAGGATTGAACATTGCATTTGGGGGTGAATACCGACACGAAAATTATAAAGTAAATGCAGGAAAAGAAAATTCCTACGTTTCTTACGATATTTTTGGGCGTGTAGTAACCGCTAAAACTCCTGAAAATGAAAAAGTAACCGACTTTTTTGGAAGTATAAGACCAGCCGGAGCTCAGGTTTTTCCAGGTTTTAGTCCGGAAAATGCAGTTTCAGGAAATAGAAACAGTGTTGCGGCTTATGCTGATGCAGAACTTGAAGTTACCAACGGATGGTTGCTGGAAGGAGCTTTACGGTATGAAAATTATTCAGACTTTGGATCTACATTCAATTATAAACTGGCAACCAATGTAAAACTGGCTCCCAATCTAAACTGGAGAGGTGCCGTTTCTACAGGGTTTAGAGCGCCTTCTTTAGCTCAAATCTATTATAGCTCTACTTCTACACTGATTCAGCAGGGAAAAACTACACAGGTAGGTACTTTCAGAAATAACTCTGAAGCTGCACAGGCATTGGGGATTCCAAAACTGAAACAGGAAACCTCACAATCCTACAGCACAGGAATTACCTGGAAAATTCCGGCATTAAGCCTTACTTTCACTGCTGATGCTTATTTAATAAAGATTAAAGACAGGGTAGTACTGACTGATCTCTTCTTCCGTCCTAATGGTAATTTTACTCCAGGCTCTGATCAGGCCGTTCTTCAGGATGCGTTTGATCTGGCAAGAGCAAGCGCTGCCAACTTTTTTGCCAATGCGGTGGACTCTCAGACAAAAGGTTTGGATATTACAATTTCTCAGAATTCAAAGATTTCATCAGGAATTTCTTTGGAAAATAATTTTGGACTTAACCTTAATCAGACCAGAAGAATTGGAGATATCCATGCATCACCTAAATTGGTAAGTCAGATTGATAATTATTTCTCAGAGCCTAATAGAGTATATTTTGAAGAAGCTGTACCGCGTGTAAAAGCTACCTTATCCAATACGTTAAGAGTTTCCGGTTTTACTTTCCTGCTGCGTAATTCATTCTTTGGTAAAGTGACAGATGCAGATGTTTTAGATGCTAATTTTGATGGAGTAACGGGAAGTACAGAGCATTTCGTCCTTAATAACCGTTTGATAACAGATTTATCTGTAGGATATGATTTTAATAAAAATATTTCAGCAACCATCGGAAGCAATAACATTCTGAATATTCTGCCTTCTAAGAGTCCCAATATAAGCTCATTAACCGCAGATAATCAATTTGTGTATTCCAGACAGGTTTCTCAGTACGGTATCGGAGGAAGATTCTTGTTTGCAAGAATTGAATTCAGGTTCTAA